Proteins encoded together in one Impatiens glandulifera chromosome 1, dImpGla2.1, whole genome shotgun sequence window:
- the LOC124920011 gene encoding protein NPGR1 codes for MLCSCSGERIKFEEPQPQSPESLATRDFSASGFSSRIGDWDSKIEDAQVDEAESTLREALSLNYEEARALLGRLEYQKGNFDAALQVFQGIDIRSLSPRMSKAIFERTRRRKSRPKVNEMLHGVMSLHSVNLLLEAILLKSKSLEELGRFKEAARECTIILDTVESALPYGMPLENGENCRLQENFHKSIELLPKLWIKAGVLTEAMTAYRRILIKPWNLSPIRIAIIQKEFAVILLYGGVEASHLFDNTEEALLLLFILVRKVLNGEIEWESEIMDHLTFALSVSGNFETLAEHVEQALPGIYTRAERWYFLALCYSAAGKIEVAVSLLKKVVGSPEARNKPHFHSILLGAKLCSQDKVYAQEGIFFAQTLVNLVGSNQNRHFIGQAHKFLGICYGNAARTSISDSERRVYHKESLKSLNRAVEIDKGELDTVFSLGTESAFQRNLTVAFDSVMLYSSMMAGGSTKGWKLLSQILSAEQRFEDAEIIVDLAIDETEKIDQFSLLRLKAVLQVSQEQPKEAIETYRVLLGLIGAQREQANSFDAELVETKRLEMEAWQDLAKIYIDLESWPDVEICIDRAKSVGFYSPENWHATGMMLKAQERKREALVAFSVSLSIEPDYVPSIVSTAEVLITMGSKSLPIARSFLMNALRLEPTEHRVWMNLGLISKMEGSTMQAAEFFQAAHELMMSAPVLPF; via the exons ATGTTGTGTTCTTGTTCAGGAGAGCGAATTAAGTTTGAGGAACCTCAACCTCAATCCCCGGAATCATTGGCTACAAGAGATTTCTCAGCCAGTGGTTTCTCTTCAAGAATTGGGGATTGGGATTCAAAGATTGAAGATGCTCAGGTTGATGAGGCTGAATCCACTCTCAGAGAAGCCCTTTCATTGAATTATGag GAAGCTAGGGCATTGTTGGGGAGGCTTGAATACCAAAAAGGAAACTTTGATGCTGCCCTTCAAGTGTTTCAGGGAATTGACATTAGAAGTTTATCGCCAAGGATGAGTAAGGCTATTTTCGAGAGGACTCGTAGAAGAAAATCGCGACCTAAAGTTAACGAAATGCTGCACGGAGTAATGTCATTGCATTCGGTGAACTTACTTCTGGAGGCAATCTTACTGAAATCTAAATCACTAGAAGAACTTGGACGATTTAAAG AGGCTGCAAGAGAATGCACAATAATTCTTGATACAGTTGAATCAGCTCTACCATATGGAATGCCTTTAGAAAACGGTGAAAACTGTAGATTGCAAGAGAATTTCCATAAATCGATAGAATTGCTGCCTAAGCTATGGATAAAAGCAGGTGTACTAACCGAAGCTATGACAGCATATCGACGTATATTGATAAAACCATGGAATTTAAGCCCGATAAGAATAGCTATTATTCAGAAAGAATTTGCTGTTATATTACTCTATGGTGGTGTTGAAGCTAGCCATCTTTTTGATAATACAGAAGAAGCTCTTCTTCTGTTGTTCATTCTAGTAAGAAAGGTTTTAAACGGTGAAATTGAATGGGAATCAGAGATAATGGATCATCTTACGTTTGCCCTCTCGGTTTCTGGGAATTTCGAAACTTTGGCAGAACACGTAGAGCAAGCACTTCCAGGTATTTACACTCGGGCAGAAAGGTGGTACTTTCTCGCTCTTTGTTATAGCGCGGCTGGGAAGATTGAAGTGGCGGTTAGCCTTTTAAAGAAGGTTGTTGGTTCTCCAGAGGCAAGAAATAAGCCTCATTTCCATTCGATTCTTCTTGGTGCAAAATTGTGTTCTCAAGATAAAGTTTACGCTCAAGAAGGAATATTTTTTGCTCAAACTCTCGTGAATTTAGTGGGCAGCAACCAAAACCGGCATTTTATTGGGCAGGCTCATAAGTTTCTTGGCATTTGCTATGGAAATGCTGCAAGAACTTCGATTTCAGATTCTGAAAGGCGTGTCTACCATAAGGAATCGTTGAAATCTTTGAACAGAGCTGTCGAGATTGATAAGGGAGAATTGGATACAGTTTTTAGTCTCGGAACTGAGAGTGCATTCCAAAGGAATCTGACTGTGGCTTTTGATTCTGTAATGTTGTATTCAAGTATGATGGCTGGGGGATCTACGAAAGGTTGGAAACTTTTGTCGCAGATACTTTCGGCTGAACAGAGATTTGAAGATGCTGAGATTATTGTTGATCTTGCTATAGATGAGACTGAAAAGATTGATCAGTTTTCACTTCTTAGATTGAAAGCTGTTCTTCAGGTATCACAAGAACAGCCTAAGGAAGCAATAGAAACATACAGAGTCCTTCTTGGTCTAATTGGAGCACAAAGAGAACAGGCTAATTCTTTTGATGCTGAG CTGGTGGAGACAAAAAGATTGGAGATGGAAGCATGGCAAGACTTGGCCAAGATCTATATAGATCTTGAATCATGGCCCGATGTAGAAATTTGCATAGACAGAGCCAAATCTGTCGGGTTTTACTCGCCTGAAAACTGGCATGCCACAG GAATGATGTTGAAAGCTCAAGAGCGGAAAAGAGAAGCCCTTGTTGCATTCTCAGTCTCGCTCTCGATAGAACCAGATTATGTACCAAGCATTGTTTCGACTGCAGAAGTGTTGATAACAATGGGCAGCAAATCACTCCCAATAGCAAGAAGCTTCTTGATGAACGCCTTGAGGTTAGAGCCAACCGAACATCGCGTTTGGATGAACCTGGGTTTGATTTCAAAGATGGAAGGTTCCactatgcaggctgcagaaTTTTTTCAAGCTGCTCATGAGCTCATGATGTCTGCTCCAGTTCTACCCTTTTGA